The following proteins are co-located in the Sporolactobacillus pectinivorans genome:
- a CDS encoding Gp138 family membrane-puncturing spike protein translates to MSKQTGFYDSLIRNIKLSLYVSAPAKVLKYNSGAHTASVQPLFLTVDSNDNVDDWPLVEDAPVLKHVGDLAPGNVVLLLFADRAIDNMHGADMIDPDSTRTHDLTDAFVIGVIQT, encoded by the coding sequence ATGTCTAAACAGACGGGTTTTTATGATTCACTGATACGGAATATCAAATTGAGTCTCTATGTTTCGGCACCTGCGAAGGTACTTAAATATAACTCTGGGGCGCACACAGCCAGTGTGCAGCCTCTTTTTTTGACTGTTGATTCCAATGATAACGTAGACGATTGGCCACTCGTTGAGGATGCTCCTGTCTTGAAACATGTGGGTGATCTTGCACCTGGAAACGTCGTACTTCTGCTATTCGCTGACCGTGCGATCGATAATATGCATGGTGCAGATATGATTGATCCAGACTCAACACGGACACATGATTTGACGGATGCTTTTGTGATCGGGGTGATACAGACATGA
- a CDS encoding XkdX family protein — protein MWKSWITSYYQKGYYTVDQMKVFVSAGWITADDYQTITGQAYVAV, from the coding sequence ATGTGGAAGTCATGGATTACGTCTTATTATCAGAAGGGCTATTACACAGTCGACCAGATGAAGGTATTTGTATCGGCAGGGTGGATCACGGCGGATGACTATCAGACGATTACTGGTCAGGCTTATGTAGCAGTTTAA
- a CDS encoding polymorphic toxin type 35 domain-containing protein: MRKNILLLFVPILLFFALSLPHIANAQDDSEFAGGGYGEFGPVEMPGGFDEGGGDRGGERIAYSEPSYIKELDKNTRNQNHIIEGSKGNDHKWRYIAKPVNWNHVKPYVEKTMRNGRRVLENRKLQVYRKDLEIKGHKVSVRYRVIKGTAHISTAWVN, from the coding sequence TTGAGAAAAAATATTTTGCTGTTATTCGTTCCAATTTTGTTGTTCTTTGCTCTATCTCTTCCGCATATCGCAAATGCCCAAGACGATAGTGAATTCGCGGGTGGAGGTTACGGGGAGTTTGGGCCCGTTGAAATGCCTGGAGGTTTTGATGAAGGGGGTGGTGACAGAGGTGGGGAGAGAATAGCTTATAGTGAACCATCTTATATAAAAGAATTAGATAAAAACACCCGGAACCAGAATCATATCATTGAGGGAAGTAAAGGTAATGATCACAAATGGAGATACATCGCGAAACCTGTAAATTGGAATCACGTAAAACCATATGTTGAGAAAACCATGAGAAATGGACGTAGAGTTCTTGAAAATCGTAAACTTCAAGTGTATAGAAAAGACCTTGAAATAAAGGGTCACAAAGTATCCGTACGATATCGTGTAATTAAAGGCACGGCACACATTTCAACTGCGTGGGTGAATTAA
- a CDS encoding phage baseplate plug family protein, with protein sequence MNHDYIDIDKTQLPFRFEFESENDTFFIDIDYNESNDFFTATLYDALGQVLVAGEKLILNMPLFNEINNPESFPAENLIPIDESEQTQRITWDNFGSTVFLCIDDLPDDTDSETGPNMADLGNSDDADLNNGG encoded by the coding sequence ATGAATCATGATTATATTGATATCGACAAAACACAGTTGCCGTTTCGGTTTGAATTTGAATCTGAGAACGACACATTTTTTATCGACATCGACTATAACGAATCCAATGATTTCTTCACGGCTACTCTTTACGATGCCTTAGGTCAAGTACTCGTTGCTGGAGAAAAGCTTATTCTGAATATGCCGCTTTTCAACGAGATCAATAATCCAGAAAGCTTTCCAGCTGAGAATCTAATTCCCATCGATGAATCTGAGCAGACTCAACGGATCACATGGGATAATTTTGGGTCAACTGTATTTCTATGCATTGACGATCTCCCGGATGATACTGACTCAGAAACAGGCCCTAACATGGCTGATCTTGGAAATAGCGATGATGCGGACTTGAACAACGGAGGGTGA
- a CDS encoding DUF2634 domain-containing protein translates to MKAPLIDQNGDLVFQNGDMVMVDGDQELVQSVESILKTVKGELFMDEDFGLSHDNLVGKQADKDATHDDIVEAISQESRISSVEEIDFNDDRSKRTRSISLSMTKADQTGEISLNDVGIES, encoded by the coding sequence ATGAAAGCACCTTTGATTGATCAGAACGGCGATCTTGTCTTTCAAAATGGCGACATGGTTATGGTCGATGGTGACCAGGAGCTTGTACAGTCTGTCGAGAGCATTCTGAAAACAGTTAAGGGCGAATTATTCATGGATGAAGACTTCGGCCTATCTCATGACAACCTGGTTGGCAAACAAGCGGATAAAGACGCGACACATGATGACATTGTCGAGGCGATCTCACAGGAATCGCGAATTTCGTCTGTAGAAGAAATTGATTTTAATGATGATCGCAGTAAACGTACCAGGTCTATATCGCTTTCCATGACTAAGGCAGATCAAACTGGAGAAATTTCATTAAATGACGTTGGTATTGAAAGTTAG
- a CDS encoding phage tail tape measure protein, translated as MALRETSVEVNILGNIKPLQQINDMIDNITKQAQKMGSILDQALKPLDSARSSMSGVSNASNSATQAMNNAARAAGTASGHIQEMGQTAATADQHMSSMTHSMHGMGTESATLSQRIHANMGDIMMAGMAMTAAGYGVGKAVGYTVKSAADFDQAMADAKSVMDPTDVKKYSSALSDLAIQQGIKTKYSATEAAQAEGELAKAGLTTSQIMQGGLAGALSLATAGDLNLTDAANIASTALNTFHDRGMTVAKAADILAGAANASATDVNDLKFSLSMAGTVAASVGLSMKDTAAGLAVMAQNGLKGSDAGTSLKQMLMNLTPMTNTAYNEFENLGLMTMNTSKAMQALRDNGVRPLSTNSTDLNDQLQKLAAKLSDSKVGSATATKEFVKLTSSTGAIHSAFYNTNGQIKSMSDIAQILQSHLHNLNSEQRQQALYTIFGSDAIRSANILYQAGAKGIDSMATSMSKIKAADVAKQKMDTFKGSVEQLRGSAETMGIAFGNLVLPSLTALIGVLTNVINFMIRLPAPIKIALIVLTAFTAAALIGTGALIGLGITIAALRMTVATLAPSFMATTVAAGTSTVAVGGFGAALSAALWPVTLIVLGVAALAAGAYLVIKNWSSIKTFFSNLFNSIFGSIMKINAVRSIFNTLKSIAVSAFSVIRSSVGSAMSAVSGVIVSGLRTVQSWWKSIWPQLSTVLRTVFNVMKTIVHVTLFPLFLAISIALGVLKNSWRSIWNTFASAVKLVFDIIVTWVKVGWHLVSGIITVGLDLLTGKWGKAWTDLKNMVGNIWNDLKSGFKTIMGDMLSLAVNGAKAIGNGLVGGIAGAVNGVSAGINWILDKVSAPKKLRIPYWTPPKFANGTDGAPGGPSILGDGGKNELFRTPAGQMGLSPAQSTLYDLPRGTQVLNGDKTERLLGALPHFAGGVGSWISNAASSVWNGVKSVGNAVKNTAVDAWSYLSDPGKMFNMIVGKFVNMNGLTAIPVGIINGMIDKVKSGIGNFFNSIMGSLTGGGGSTAVKAWVAQALKLSGAPASWTSALETIAMKESGGNPRAVNGWDSNAKAGHPSMGLMQTIQSTFNAYAQKGHTDILNPVDNIIAAIGYIKARYGTAFNVPGIVSMMHGGAYKGYATGGVASQPQVASLAEHRYPEYVISTEPALRNRSLGLYNQLGQALGIQPGSGNTGALSQAYAPDNSQTMTYNRSNRSIVYSPQVTITVDNNNSSSDGVRQAVKDELDKQYTELKNLYEPEVAI; from the coding sequence ATGGCACTTCGTGAGACAAGCGTAGAAGTTAATATTCTTGGTAATATAAAGCCTCTGCAGCAGATCAATGACATGATCGATAATATCACAAAGCAAGCTCAGAAAATGGGCTCCATTCTGGACCAGGCTCTGAAACCCCTGGATAGCGCAAGAAGCTCAATGAGCGGTGTCAGCAATGCATCTAATAGCGCAACGCAGGCCATGAATAATGCAGCCAGGGCAGCCGGAACAGCCTCCGGTCATATACAAGAAATGGGGCAAACGGCTGCGACTGCAGATCAGCACATGTCTAGCATGACTCATAGCATGCATGGCATGGGCACGGAATCCGCGACACTATCCCAGCGCATTCACGCTAATATGGGCGATATCATGATGGCCGGCATGGCAATGACGGCTGCTGGTTATGGTGTCGGTAAAGCTGTCGGTTATACGGTTAAATCTGCTGCCGACTTTGATCAAGCGATGGCAGATGCCAAGTCTGTAATGGATCCGACTGATGTGAAAAAATATAGTTCAGCGCTGTCTGATCTTGCTATTCAGCAAGGCATAAAGACAAAGTACTCCGCGACGGAAGCAGCGCAAGCCGAAGGTGAATTGGCGAAAGCCGGGCTTACTACGTCACAGATTATGCAAGGAGGTCTGGCCGGCGCTCTTTCCCTTGCGACTGCTGGTGATCTTAATCTGACTGATGCCGCAAATATCGCATCAACCGCGCTGAATACTTTCCACGATCGAGGCATGACTGTAGCCAAGGCAGCGGATATATTGGCCGGTGCGGCAAACGCAAGTGCGACTGATGTAAATGATTTGAAGTTCTCCTTGTCCATGGCTGGTACAGTAGCGGCCAGCGTTGGTCTTTCGATGAAAGATACTGCTGCAGGTTTGGCTGTGATGGCGCAAAATGGTTTGAAGGGTTCCGATGCCGGTACTTCTCTCAAACAGATGTTGATGAATCTGACGCCAATGACAAATACGGCTTACAATGAGTTTGAAAACCTGGGCTTGATGACTATGAACACAAGTAAGGCAATGCAAGCACTGAGAGATAATGGGGTCAGACCATTATCAACCAATAGCACAGATCTAAACGATCAATTGCAGAAACTAGCTGCAAAGCTATCTGACTCTAAAGTTGGATCGGCTACGGCTACGAAAGAGTTTGTCAAGCTTACATCATCAACTGGGGCAATCCATTCAGCTTTTTATAACACCAATGGGCAGATTAAGAGCATGTCTGATATTGCTCAAATTTTACAGTCCCATTTGCATAATCTTAATAGTGAACAACGTCAGCAAGCCCTGTATACGATTTTTGGTTCGGATGCCATTCGGAGTGCCAACATTTTATATCAGGCAGGTGCCAAGGGCATCGATTCCATGGCCACAAGCATGAGCAAGATTAAAGCGGCCGATGTGGCAAAGCAGAAGATGGATACATTCAAAGGATCTGTCGAACAACTGCGAGGATCTGCGGAAACAATGGGCATTGCATTTGGAAACTTAGTTCTTCCTTCGCTGACGGCACTTATTGGTGTATTGACGAATGTAATTAATTTTATGATCAGGTTACCAGCGCCGATTAAAATAGCGCTGATTGTTCTCACTGCATTTACGGCGGCAGCATTAATTGGAACTGGAGCTCTTATAGGACTAGGAATAACAATAGCGGCGTTAAGAATGACTGTAGCGACACTTGCACCTTCGTTTATGGCAACTACTGTGGCTGCGGGAACATCTACAGTCGCAGTCGGGGGATTTGGTGCTGCTCTATCTGCTGCCCTTTGGCCAGTAACGTTGATTGTGCTAGGAGTCGCGGCCTTGGCTGCTGGAGCATATCTTGTAATCAAAAATTGGTCGTCAATTAAGACATTCTTCAGTAATCTCTTTAACAGTATTTTTGGCAGTATTATGAAAATTAATGCCGTTCGATCGATATTCAATACACTGAAGAGCATTGCCGTTAGTGCATTTTCAGTTATTCGTTCATCTGTCGGAAGTGCTATGTCTGCGGTTTCAGGCGTCATAGTGAGCGGACTTCGCACGGTACAAAGCTGGTGGAAATCCATTTGGCCGCAGTTAAGCACCGTTTTGCGGACTGTTTTCAATGTCATGAAAACGATTGTCCATGTCACCTTATTCCCTCTTTTTCTAGCAATAAGCATCGCTTTAGGCGTATTGAAAAACTCATGGCGAAGCATTTGGAATACCTTTGCTTCAGCAGTCAAATTAGTTTTTGACATTATTGTGACATGGGTGAAAGTTGGATGGCATTTAGTCAGTGGCATCATTACGGTCGGGCTTGATCTTCTGACAGGAAAATGGGGCAAAGCGTGGACTGATCTCAAAAATATGGTCGGGAATATCTGGAACGATTTGAAATCCGGATTCAAAACGATCATGGGTGACATGCTTAGCCTGGCGGTCAACGGGGCAAAGGCGATAGGAAACGGTCTGGTCGGCGGGATCGCCGGAGCAGTTAACGGTGTATCGGCAGGCATTAACTGGATCCTGGACAAAGTCAGTGCACCGAAAAAACTACGGATCCCTTACTGGACACCTCCAAAATTCGCAAACGGAACTGATGGGGCTCCCGGAGGTCCTTCGATACTTGGCGATGGTGGGAAGAATGAACTTTTTCGAACACCGGCTGGTCAGATGGGACTAAGCCCAGCACAGAGTACACTCTATGATCTACCACGCGGTACGCAGGTGCTCAATGGTGATAAAACAGAGCGTCTGCTTGGTGCATTACCGCATTTTGCAGGCGGTGTTGGCAGCTGGATCAGTAATGCGGCTTCATCTGTCTGGAACGGAGTTAAATCCGTTGGAAATGCTGTCAAAAACACAGCAGTTGATGCGTGGAGTTACCTGAGCGATCCCGGAAAAATGTTCAATATGATCGTGGGTAAGTTCGTCAACATGAACGGTCTGACAGCCATTCCTGTCGGCATCATAAACGGTATGATCGATAAGGTTAAGTCTGGGATCGGAAACTTCTTTAATTCGATCATGGGCAGTCTTACCGGTGGCGGCGGATCAACAGCTGTTAAAGCATGGGTAGCGCAGGCTCTGAAGCTGTCCGGCGCCCCTGCAAGCTGGACAAGCGCTCTTGAAACAATTGCCATGAAGGAATCTGGAGGAAATCCGCGGGCCGTGAACGGATGGGACAGCAATGCCAAAGCTGGTCATCCATCAATGGGTCTGATGCAGACTATTCAGAGCACATTCAACGCCTATGCTCAGAAAGGGCACACGGATATTCTGAATCCAGTGGACAATATCATCGCGGCAATCGGCTATATCAAAGCGAGATATGGAACGGCATTTAATGTTCCGGGCATCGTTTCGATGATGCACGGCGGTGCATATAAAGGCTATGCAACCGGCGGCGTCGCAAGTCAACCTCAGGTTGCATCATTGGCTGAGCATAGATATCCGGAATACGTCATTTCTACAGAACCGGCTCTGCGTAATCGTTCACTTGGTCTGTATAATCAGCTGGGCCAAGCACTTGGCATTCAGCCAGGTTCAGGAAATACTGGGGCCCTGTCTCAGGCCTATGCTCCGGACAACTCGCAGACGATGACTTATAACCGATCAAATCGATCGATCGTTTACAGCCCTCAAGTGACGATTACCGTAGACAATAATAACAGCAGTTCTGATGGCGTGCGGCAAGCTGTGAAGGATGAATTGGACAAGCAATATACTGAATTGAAGAATCTTTATGAGCCAGAGGTGGCTATCTGA
- a CDS encoding GH25 family lysozyme: protein MGKYHIGRWSNLKKIISLALAVGLAFSFALPASASGRIDFIDVSHYQSESGLPLSVYQTAKAGHIDGVVVKVSEGTSRRDPAAAVNIANARAADLRVSVYHFGHLTSVSEAQSEARWFDKNLQADGFSKTADGYAVLDIEDASLTRDASQLTDYVNAFLDELHKLGYVKTDVYSGSHYYGNRLIPSKLDNNQPWLARYAFDGRTVLDPGYNRGAHQWSSTQKLFPGYGYFDVNIDYAGKYTGAVSSKVGKVGGVSLVNYLKSKKINSSFANRTKLAVDYGIVVKMSEYKGTAAQNIALLANIKAGRKPSAAAISAVKKTTEKVSATENAYVVRRGDTLSSIGERLGVSYRTIMSFNGLHSWLIYPGEKLRLMAATSKSIAKTSTHIYTVHRGDSLWKISRAKHTSVSHLKFVNHLHSDLIKPGEKIKY, encoded by the coding sequence ATGGGAAAATATCATATTGGGAGATGGAGTAATTTGAAAAAAATAATCTCTTTAGCGCTGGCCGTTGGGCTGGCGTTTTCTTTTGCGCTGCCGGCATCTGCGTCTGGCCGAATCGACTTCATTGACGTATCTCATTATCAGTCCGAGTCAGGTTTACCGCTATCGGTTTACCAGACGGCGAAAGCAGGGCACATTGACGGTGTCGTAGTAAAAGTATCGGAAGGCACCAGTAGGCGCGATCCAGCGGCAGCTGTCAATATTGCAAACGCCCGGGCCGCTGACTTGCGTGTGTCTGTTTATCATTTTGGACACCTGACAAGCGTCTCTGAAGCGCAGTCAGAAGCACGTTGGTTTGACAAAAATCTGCAAGCAGATGGATTTTCTAAAACGGCGGACGGCTATGCAGTTCTGGACATCGAAGATGCGTCACTGACGAGAGATGCTAGCCAGCTAACGGATTATGTCAATGCTTTTTTAGACGAGCTGCACAAGCTTGGTTACGTCAAAACGGATGTTTATAGCGGAAGCCATTATTACGGCAATCGATTGATCCCGTCAAAACTGGATAATAATCAACCTTGGCTTGCGCGATATGCTTTTGATGGGAGAACAGTTCTTGATCCCGGATACAATCGAGGTGCACATCAGTGGAGCAGCACGCAAAAATTGTTCCCAGGATATGGCTATTTCGACGTAAATATTGATTATGCTGGCAAGTATACGGGTGCGGTATCAAGCAAGGTTGGTAAGGTCGGTGGTGTGAGTCTTGTAAACTATTTAAAGAGCAAAAAGATTAATTCTAGTTTTGCAAACCGTACAAAGTTGGCGGTAGATTATGGGATCGTCGTCAAGATGAGCGAGTACAAGGGCACAGCGGCACAGAACATCGCGCTGTTGGCAAATATCAAGGCCGGTAGAAAACCAAGCGCAGCGGCTATCAGTGCAGTGAAAAAGACGACTGAGAAAGTGAGCGCTACAGAAAATGCTTATGTCGTTCGCCGAGGTGATACTTTATCCTCGATTGGCGAGAGGCTCGGTGTCAGCTACAGAACAATCATGTCGTTTAATGGCCTGCACTCGTGGCTGATCTATCCGGGAGAAAAGCTGAGACTGATGGCAGCTACCTCAAAGTCGATCGCTAAAACATCAACCCACATTTATACTGTACACCGTGGTGATTCACTTTGGAAAATTTCAAGAGCGAAGCATACTTCAGTTTCTCATTTGAAGTTTGTAAATCATCTACATTCTGACTTGATTAAACCTGGCGAGAAAATTAAATATTAA
- a CDS encoding phage protein, whose product MANNALLYGRVIKIQISGSLSTEITGDQMEIHFEVPFDDDAKPNTSTVDIFNLSPATISRIKGGMICTVQAGYRGDYGVIASGRISTVLTSKDGVDKKTTISFVEGEDYSHKTVTLAESDPAQKYYVNQRVKLATPIRKVHYEHGRKYVSYIHYKTVKVAKYKKRTHVITFAAGTLGSTIIKRLVKDLGIKLAQLSVPYNKVYTKGYRVTGLIENNLEEVCRDCKAALYYRRGKMVIRSITEGNDENFTLNVNSGLIESPTPFDDDTGKGFTVKCLLQHRITTASIISVQSATCNGKFRAKIGKHVCDGGSFTTEVNVI is encoded by the coding sequence ATGGCCAATAATGCTTTACTTTATGGCCGAGTCATCAAGATACAGATTAGTGGAAGCCTTTCAACCGAAATAACTGGTGATCAGATGGAGATACATTTTGAAGTTCCCTTTGATGATGATGCCAAGCCGAATACATCAACCGTTGATATTTTTAATTTATCTCCGGCAACAATCAGTCGAATCAAAGGCGGAATGATCTGTACGGTTCAGGCTGGCTATCGCGGAGATTATGGTGTGATAGCCAGCGGTCGCATTTCAACGGTGTTGACCAGCAAAGACGGTGTCGACAAAAAAACAACAATCTCATTCGTAGAGGGCGAAGATTATTCACATAAAACAGTGACACTGGCTGAATCGGATCCTGCACAAAAATACTATGTGAATCAGCGGGTTAAACTGGCCACACCGATCAGAAAAGTTCATTACGAGCATGGCCGGAAGTATGTAAGTTATATCCATTATAAAACGGTCAAGGTAGCGAAATATAAGAAGCGGACGCATGTCATCACCTTTGCGGCGGGAACGCTTGGATCGACCATCATCAAACGGCTAGTTAAGGATCTGGGCATTAAACTAGCTCAGTTATCTGTTCCGTATAACAAGGTTTATACAAAAGGGTATCGGGTCACTGGTCTCATTGAAAATAACCTTGAAGAGGTCTGTCGCGATTGCAAAGCCGCTTTATATTATCGACGCGGCAAGATGGTGATTCGTTCGATAACCGAAGGCAACGATGAAAATTTCACGTTGAATGTAAATTCTGGATTGATCGAGAGTCCGACGCCATTTGATGATGATACTGGAAAGGGATTTACCGTAAAGTGTCTTTTGCAGCACCGGATTACAACGGCCAGCATTATCAGCGTGCAAAGCGCTACCTGTAATGGAAAATTCAGAGCAAAGATCGGCAAACATGTCTGCGATGGAGGCTCGTTCACCACGGAGGTGAATGTCATCTGA
- a CDS encoding baseplate J/gp47 family protein produces the protein MLDSTGFHKKSYADLVSDMQNKARELWGADINVSQTSFLGILIILFAWFLSIAWELTESVYNAGFVTKSEGVQLDRLSTLMGTSRIPAANSYVTLTITGQVNFEVPEGTVFQTSDGIQFETIADLTLDTTGIGTVDAVSTDTGIDTNVAAGAITVQANPDSNITSVTNAATATGGRDQETDDEFRQRLVAGSSSTGNATFPSIVAKLLETSGVRSANVIVNNTLETDSAGNPAKSVHAYVLGGIASDVADTLLNSVAAGIETVGNQTVNVVDSSGTTHKVKFDFAAQIDIKLAISIKTNAKYETDGDAQIQQNILNYIGGTDADGTFYSGLLMGEDVVYSRLFSCVYAVAGIDDVTIQVGRSTDETLGTENVVIGPNEAPQTSITAIEVTHE, from the coding sequence ATGCTTGATTCTACTGGCTTTCATAAAAAATCATATGCCGATTTAGTTTCGGACATGCAGAACAAGGCTCGGGAATTGTGGGGTGCGGATATCAATGTGTCGCAGACAAGTTTTCTTGGCATTTTGATTATCCTCTTTGCGTGGTTTCTCTCTATTGCCTGGGAACTGACCGAAAGTGTATACAATGCCGGATTTGTCACAAAGTCCGAAGGTGTGCAACTAGATCGGCTCAGCACGTTGATGGGCACCAGTCGCATTCCTGCGGCAAACAGTTACGTTACGCTGACGATCACCGGTCAAGTAAATTTTGAAGTTCCAGAAGGCACCGTATTTCAGACAAGCGACGGTATTCAATTTGAGACGATCGCGGATTTAACTTTGGATACTACCGGTATTGGGACCGTTGATGCTGTTTCAACCGATACCGGGATTGATACCAACGTGGCAGCTGGTGCCATTACAGTGCAGGCAAATCCGGATTCGAACATTACGTCGGTGACGAATGCAGCAACAGCGACAGGTGGACGAGATCAGGAAACAGATGATGAGTTTCGACAACGTCTTGTGGCTGGTAGCAGTAGCACAGGTAATGCAACTTTTCCATCGATTGTGGCAAAGTTGCTGGAAACGAGTGGGGTTCGATCAGCAAACGTGATTGTTAATAACACGCTGGAAACGGACAGTGCTGGAAATCCTGCTAAGTCAGTGCATGCATATGTACTTGGTGGCATAGCGTCGGATGTTGCAGATACACTGCTCAACTCAGTGGCAGCAGGTATAGAGACCGTTGGCAATCAAACGGTGAATGTGGTCGATAGCAGCGGTACTACTCATAAAGTAAAATTTGATTTTGCAGCGCAGATTGATATAAAGCTGGCTATATCGATAAAAACGAATGCCAAATATGAGACAGACGGGGATGCTCAGATACAGCAGAACATACTTAATTACATCGGTGGCACGGATGCTGATGGCACGTTCTATTCTGGGCTGTTGATGGGCGAGGACGTGGTCTACTCTCGGTTATTCTCGTGTGTGTATGCGGTCGCAGGCATTGATGATGTGACCATCCAAGTCGGCCGGAGCACGGATGAAACACTCGGTACGGAAAATGTCGTTATCGGCCCGAATGAGGCACCACAGACGAGCATTACCGCAATTGAGGTGACGCACGAATGA
- a CDS encoding phage baseplate protein: MAKLGNVDLLIESEKLNTSVQATAYPVDSGEPITDHVQRQPQTLTLDGFILSDTGYKTQLQYLRDCLNKGTLLHYTGRCIATNVIIISIDDSRTADVGNGSALSIQLQYIRIVKEQWTATKAKAKTQKKTVGKKKKTIKKKSSKVYVKVKSGNTYWGMMMKYGTLVSTLEKWNPWPARRIPIGVRMRVK, encoded by the coding sequence ATGGCAAAGCTCGGAAATGTTGACCTGTTAATCGAATCTGAAAAGCTGAATACATCCGTCCAGGCTACTGCGTATCCGGTCGATTCTGGAGAACCAATAACTGATCATGTCCAGCGCCAGCCTCAGACGTTGACACTGGACGGGTTCATCTTATCGGATACCGGATATAAAACGCAGCTTCAGTATTTAAGAGACTGCTTGAACAAGGGCACGCTCTTGCATTATACCGGCCGTTGTATCGCGACGAATGTCATTATCATCAGCATTGATGATTCTCGGACGGCCGATGTGGGCAATGGATCTGCGCTCAGTATCCAGCTGCAGTATATTCGTATCGTTAAAGAGCAATGGACTGCAACAAAAGCGAAGGCGAAAACACAGAAAAAAACGGTTGGTAAAAAGAAAAAAACGATCAAAAAAAAGTCATCTAAGGTATATGTTAAAGTTAAATCTGGCAATACGTACTGGGGAATGATGATGAAATATGGTACACTAGTTTCTACGCTTGAAAAGTGGAATCCATGGCCGGCCAGACGAATTCCAATCGGCGTGAGAATGAGGGTGAAATAA